The sequence TGACGAATGCAAGCGGGATCAGGAAGCCGAGAAGGGCTCCAGTGAACATGAACATCTGAGGAACGCCATGCTCTTTGTCTTTCATATGCATGAAATAATAAAGCTGCAGTGCTACTTGAACAGCCGCAAAGAGGAACAGTACCGGAATCACAAGATACTTCGTGAAGCCGTCGACTCCCTGCTGATAAGCTACAACGAACGTGAACGAGGCAAGCGTCATGAAAATCATAAGAGAGAACATCATCACCTGGCCGCGCATTGTTTCTTTCGAACGGCGGACGA comes from Sporosarcina trichiuri and encodes:
- a CDS encoding cytochrome C oxidase subunit IV family protein gives rise to the protein MAEVEMYKRTPVEQDLLVRRSKETMRGQVMMFSLMIFMTLASFTFVVAYQQGVDGFTKYLVIPVLFLFAAVQVALQLYYFMHMKDKEHGVPQMFMFTGALLGFLIPLAFVTIVWW